Proteins encoded together in one Acidobacteriota bacterium window:
- a CDS encoding amidohydrolase family protein, producing MNPQRSWRVQLIQFGLLAAAFFASQAIVMSQTGATGPKLSFAQSSRLEKLTRDAVAAAVEKFGSGGLTADKIALTVIDLNDRERPGWASHRGQEQTYPASVVKLFYLVAAHHQMETGVLKQTSELERALHDMIVESSNDATHYVVDALTGTTDGPELDEAALSEWMNRRNAINRYFAGLGYEKINVNQKTWCEGPYGRERQGLGPNFEYRNKLTTEAVARLVCEIVTGRAVSPVRGHAMMGLLHRDPQSKSDDADDQATRFAGKSVPPGSQYYSKAGWTSSTRHDAAYIRLPNGAEYILTVFTVDNSKQADIIPFVSRMIADDFSRTPPLAELAIVNGRIWTGNKSRPWADAIASRGERIIAVGSNDEVKKLIDSKTRVIDLNGKLALPGFIDDHTHFIEGGFHLLSVELRDAATPEEFARRIKDRAAKLPAGRWITAGDWDHERWPGGPLPTKELIDRHTLNNPVFVSRLDGHMALANTVALRLAGITRETKDPPGGTIVRDGQTGEPTGILKDDAMDLVYRAIPQATEAERDEALKASLAEAARVGVTSIQDITPWHDYEAYKRFRGAGRLTVRVYARTPMSQWKRQADAVARQGKGDDWLRLGGLKAFMDGSLGSTTALFFEPFTDAPKTSGLMVDDNIPEGKLKQNIKEADKAGLQCSIHAIGDKANNILLNYYQEVAKENGPRDRRFRIEHAQHLLPADISRIAKLGVIASMQPYHAIDDGRWAEKRIGPVRIRTTYAFRSLLDSGATLVFGSDWFVAPLSPILGIHAAVTRQTIDGRNPRGWVPEQKISVEEAVRAYTSSCAYAEFAEKNKGSLEVGKLADVVVLSKNIFRLNPDEIEKTEVVYTIVGARVVYAK from the coding sequence ATGAATCCCCAGCGATCATGGCGGGTTCAGCTAATCCAATTCGGCTTACTGGCCGCAGCATTTTTTGCGAGCCAGGCAATCGTCATGTCCCAAACGGGTGCGACCGGACCCAAGCTGTCGTTCGCGCAGTCGTCGCGGCTTGAAAAGCTCACTCGCGATGCCGTTGCCGCAGCGGTCGAAAAATTTGGCAGCGGCGGCCTGACCGCGGATAAGATCGCGCTTACGGTGATCGATCTCAACGACCGCGAGCGTCCTGGGTGGGCCAGCCATCGCGGGCAAGAGCAGACGTATCCGGCCAGCGTTGTGAAGCTCTTTTACCTCGTCGCCGCTCATCATCAAATGGAGACCGGTGTATTGAAGCAAACGTCCGAGCTCGAGCGGGCGCTTCACGACATGATCGTTGAGTCGTCAAATGACGCGACGCATTACGTGGTGGATGCGCTGACCGGCACAACCGATGGGCCGGAGCTTGATGAAGCCGCCCTGAGCGAATGGATGAACAGGCGCAACGCGATCAATCGCTACTTCGCGGGCCTCGGCTACGAAAAGATCAACGTCAATCAGAAGACCTGGTGTGAAGGCCCTTACGGACGCGAACGGCAAGGGTTGGGGCCGAACTTCGAATACCGCAACAAGCTGACGACCGAGGCCGTCGCGCGGTTGGTCTGCGAGATCGTCACCGGCCGCGCGGTTTCGCCCGTTCGCGGTCACGCGATGATGGGCTTGCTGCATCGCGATCCGCAATCGAAGAGCGATGATGCTGACGATCAAGCAACCAGGTTCGCGGGAAAGTCCGTGCCGCCGGGCTCCCAGTATTACTCGAAGGCGGGATGGACCTCCAGCACGCGCCACGATGCGGCTTACATCAGATTGCCGAACGGAGCCGAGTACATCCTCACGGTCTTCACCGTTGACAACAGCAAGCAGGCCGATATCATTCCGTTCGTGTCTCGAATGATCGCCGACGATTTCTCGCGAACGCCGCCCCTGGCCGAACTCGCAATCGTCAATGGCCGCATCTGGACCGGGAACAAGTCGCGACCCTGGGCCGACGCCATCGCCTCGCGTGGCGAACGGATCATCGCTGTCGGGTCGAATGATGAAGTCAAGAAGCTCATCGATTCGAAGACTCGCGTGATTGACCTTAACGGGAAGCTTGCGCTGCCGGGCTTCATCGACGATCACACTCATTTCATCGAGGGCGGATTTCATCTTCTATCGGTCGAGCTGCGCGATGCGGCGACTCCGGAAGAGTTCGCGCGGCGCATAAAAGATCGCGCCGCGAAGCTCCCCGCCGGCCGGTGGATAACGGCCGGCGATTGGGACCACGAGCGCTGGCCGGGCGGTCCGCTGCCGACTAAAGAGCTGATCGATCGCCATACATTGAACAATCCGGTGTTCGTCTCGCGGCTCGATGGCCATATGGCTTTGGCCAACACTGTAGCTCTTCGATTGGCCGGCATAACAAGAGAAACCAAAGACCCGCCCGGTGGAACGATTGTTCGAGACGGTCAGACCGGCGAGCCGACCGGCATTCTGAAAGACGACGCGATGGATCTGGTGTATCGCGCTATTCCGCAAGCAACCGAAGCGGAGCGTGACGAAGCGCTCAAGGCTTCGCTCGCCGAAGCCGCGCGCGTCGGAGTGACTTCGATTCAGGACATAACGCCCTGGCACGACTATGAAGCATACAAGAGGTTCCGCGGCGCGGGCCGGTTGACTGTGCGCGTGTACGCCCGCACTCCGATGAGCCAGTGGAAGCGTCAGGCCGACGCCGTTGCCCGGCAGGGGAAAGGCGACGACTGGTTGAGGCTCGGCGGGCTGAAGGCCTTTATGGACGGCTCGCTGGGCTCGACGACTGCATTGTTCTTCGAACCGTTCACCGATGCGCCTAAGACTTCGGGGTTGATGGTCGATGACAACATTCCTGAAGGCAAGCTCAAACAGAACATCAAAGAAGCTGACAAAGCCGGCTTGCAATGCTCGATTCACGCCATCGGTGACAAAGCGAACAACATTCTGCTCAACTACTATCAGGAAGTCGCCAAAGAGAATGGCCCGCGCGACCGCCGCTTCCGCATCGAGCACGCGCAGCATTTGTTACCGGCGGACATTTCGCGAATTGCCAAACTCGGCGTGATTGCGTCGATGCAGCCCTATCATGCAATCGACGACGGTCGCTGGGCCGAGAAGCGAATAGGTCCGGTTCGAATCAGGACGACCTACGCGTTCAGGTCGCTGCTCGACTCAGGCGCTACGCTGGTATTCGGCTCAGACTGGTTCGTAGCTCCGCTGTCGCCAATCCTCGGGATTCACGCCGCGGTGACGCGCCAAACCATCGATGGAAGGAACCCTCGCGGATGGGTCCCCGAGCAGAAAATATCAGTCGAAGAAGCAGTGCGAGCTTATACCTCATCGTGCGCCTACGCCGAGTTTGCCGAGAAGAACAAAGGCTCGCTTGAAGTTGGAAAGCTGGCTGATGTGGTTGTGCTATCGAAGAACATTTTCCGCCTGAACCCTGATGAGATTGAGAAGACGGAAGTGGTCTACACGATCGTCGGCGCCCGGGTTGTGTACGCAAAGTAA
- a CDS encoding amino acid permease produces the protein MTKLARVLNLRDLTLLTIGSVIGSGIFLVPGEVLRQAGGQIGPAMLVWLVGGVLSLLGALTYGELSAVNPKAGGLYVHLRDCFGPLPAFLFGWTLFFAMNGGTIATLAVAFSTTLSQIIPLSVPMIKVVSLGMIAVLTLVNVKGTRESADLQNWTTGIKVGAILLMAVALLAFGKGFSTSTAAIWPSAFSGSLVSGFGLAMIGVLWAYEGWQYVTFSAGEVVNPQRNYPRALLFGTAALISIYLLANMAYLAALGPAGVAGSTSVAAESLTLVVNPTAAKLIAIAILVSVFSAANSNVLTCPRVYYAMANDGLFFRKLAEVHPRFGTPAFAIVAGSLWSAVLAVSGSFTELFTYVVFCGWIFYGLSAATIFVYRKRLPEAQRPYRVPGYPWTPLLFIAAAFVLVTNTLVNNLRDQPGKTALALGIIVLGLPAYLVWRSRGTPALESSVSPDA, from the coding sequence ATGACCAAACTAGCTCGCGTGCTCAACCTCCGCGATTTGACCCTGCTCACGATCGGATCGGTGATCGGGTCCGGAATATTCTTAGTGCCGGGCGAAGTCCTCAGACAAGCGGGCGGCCAGATCGGACCGGCGATGCTGGTTTGGCTGGTGGGCGGAGTGTTGTCCTTGCTGGGGGCGCTGACCTACGGCGAGTTGAGCGCCGTGAATCCGAAGGCCGGCGGACTCTACGTTCACCTTCGCGATTGCTTCGGTCCGCTCCCGGCTTTTCTGTTCGGGTGGACCTTGTTCTTTGCGATGAATGGCGGCACGATCGCGACGCTTGCCGTGGCGTTCAGCACGACGTTGTCGCAGATTATTCCGTTGTCGGTTCCGATGATCAAAGTCGTCTCGCTCGGAATGATCGCGGTGTTGACCCTGGTGAACGTCAAGGGCACTCGAGAGAGCGCCGACTTGCAGAACTGGACAACCGGAATAAAGGTTGGCGCGATCCTGCTCATGGCCGTTGCGCTGTTGGCGTTTGGGAAGGGCTTCAGTACATCGACCGCCGCGATATGGCCGAGTGCCTTCAGCGGCTCGCTGGTTTCTGGTTTCGGGCTGGCGATGATCGGCGTGCTCTGGGCTTATGAAGGATGGCAGTACGTGACCTTCAGCGCGGGCGAGGTCGTGAACCCTCAGCGCAACTACCCCCGCGCACTATTGTTTGGAACCGCGGCTTTGATCTCAATCTACCTGCTCGCGAATATGGCTTACCTGGCGGCGCTGGGGCCTGCAGGCGTCGCCGGCTCGACAAGCGTAGCCGCCGAGTCCCTCACTCTGGTCGTGAACCCCACAGCGGCAAAACTGATAGCAATCGCGATTCTCGTTTCTGTCTTCAGCGCTGCCAACAGCAACGTCCTGACCTGTCCCCGCGTCTACTACGCGATGGCCAACGACGGTTTGTTCTTCCGGAAGCTCGCCGAAGTTCATCCGCGGTTCGGCACTCCGGCGTTCGCGATCGTAGCAGGTTCGCTTTGGTCCGCCGTGCTCGCGGTGTCCGGGAGCTTCACAGAGTTGTTTACGTATGTCGTCTTCTGCGGGTGGATCTTTTATGGTCTGTCGGCAGCAACGATCTTCGTTTATCGCAAGCGGCTGCCCGAAGCGCAGCGACCTTATAGAGTCCCCGGTTATCCATGGACTCCGCTGTTGTTCATCGCCGCCGCGTTTGTTTTGGTGACCAATACTCTAGTCAACAATCTGAGAGACCAACCTGGCAAGACCGCGCTCGCGCTGGGAATCATCGTGCTCGGACTGCCGGCTTACCTGGTTTGGCGCTCGCGCGGCACACCGGCTCTCGAATCATCTGTGAGTCCCGACGCGTGA
- a CDS encoding FecR family protein, protein MLKQFTNRLSSVSPRVAILAALILIVAVSGVALLLTRGSHDANADTSVQPYAARIDRVDGSVGIARAAYEDKELDWAEATLNTPVSVGDRIFARDGSRASIALTGRDYVQLNPSTSLDVLSLEEDRTQLALRSGSALFDVGPLEADDLYEVATPCGAVHFTEPGLYQVGMDGDNAIISVLSGLAQVVGQDGYISNGQMFTLVGAVATEALASRLAPNLAGNIVDDYYRDRYPSTYDGHYQNYDAYLEDPFYYDAYRTSVSSQYLSADIPGIYELDNYGDWVDVDNYGRCWAPRVSAGWAPFRSGRWDLDDLWGPSWVSSEQWGWAPYHYGRWASVNQRWFWVPGDLRTRREYSPAPVAFIPLAEEIAWVPLGPGEVYVPRYYDESFRPRYLASQEVINVVTVQRTFVNFNAPGAVTVVPVRSLNRVIGPGVFTTGDPRAFANSRQVLDPFAVKGIRELAIRRDDGRRRLRFARDEQEVFNRPVVASARPEAWRVRSDLAKALRAEVAPEKQRKNKLRINETGEFATSRRSDGLPQPVVRSQENDPRMAALAARAEQGDKSARREMRQLMRQEQAGPQQQAAQQQVQQEQSRQQMKQQRKAEQQQQAGPQQQAAQQQVQQEQSRQQ, encoded by the coding sequence ATGTTAAAACAATTTACTAATCGGCTGTCCAGCGTTTCGCCGCGGGTCGCAATATTAGCCGCATTGATTCTGATCGTCGCGGTATCCGGGGTAGCGCTATTGCTCACCCGCGGCAGCCATGACGCCAATGCTGATACTTCGGTGCAGCCGTACGCCGCGCGAATAGATCGAGTAGATGGTAGCGTGGGGATCGCCCGGGCCGCGTACGAGGATAAAGAGCTCGATTGGGCTGAAGCCACGCTTAATACCCCGGTCAGTGTTGGTGATCGTATCTTCGCGCGCGACGGCTCACGTGCCTCGATCGCGCTTACCGGACGCGACTATGTTCAATTGAATCCGAGCACGTCGCTGGACGTGCTTTCGCTTGAAGAAGACAGAACGCAGTTGGCCCTGAGAAGCGGTTCAGCGCTGTTCGACGTCGGGCCGCTCGAGGCCGACGATTTGTACGAGGTCGCGACGCCTTGCGGCGCAGTTCATTTCACCGAGCCGGGACTCTATCAAGTCGGCATGGACGGTGACAACGCGATCATCTCCGTGCTCAGCGGGCTTGCTCAAGTAGTCGGACAGGACGGATACATAAGCAACGGTCAGATGTTCACTCTTGTAGGAGCAGTGGCGACTGAAGCGTTAGCATCCAGGCTGGCGCCGAACCTGGCCGGCAACATCGTCGACGACTATTACCGCGACCGATACCCGAGCACTTACGATGGGCATTATCAAAACTATGACGCCTATTTGGAAGATCCTTTCTACTACGACGCGTATCGCACTTCGGTCAGCTCGCAATATCTTTCGGCCGACATACCGGGCATTTATGAATTGGACAACTATGGTGACTGGGTCGACGTCGACAACTACGGACGCTGTTGGGCGCCGCGCGTAAGTGCGGGGTGGGCGCCGTTCCGCTCGGGCCGATGGGATCTCGACGACCTGTGGGGTCCGTCGTGGGTTTCTTCCGAGCAGTGGGGCTGGGCGCCTTATCACTACGGCCGATGGGCTTCCGTGAATCAAAGGTGGTTCTGGGTACCGGGTGATCTGAGGACTCGACGAGAATATAGCCCGGCGCCAGTCGCTTTCATTCCGTTAGCGGAGGAGATCGCCTGGGTGCCGCTGGGGCCCGGAGAGGTGTATGTCCCCAGATACTACGACGAGAGTTTCCGGCCGCGATACCTTGCGTCGCAGGAAGTCATCAACGTCGTGACCGTTCAGAGGACCTTTGTGAACTTCAACGCGCCCGGAGCGGTGACCGTCGTCCCGGTGAGATCGCTGAATCGGGTGATCGGTCCCGGGGTCTTCACCACCGGTGATCCGAGGGCATTTGCCAACTCGCGCCAGGTACTCGACCCATTTGCAGTCAAAGGCATTCGGGAGCTTGCGATAAGACGCGACGACGGGCGGCGCAGACTCAGGTTCGCGCGCGACGAGCAGGAAGTTTTCAATAGGCCGGTTGTTGCTAGCGCAAGGCCTGAAGCCTGGCGCGTGCGATCAGATCTCGCCAAGGCGTTGAGGGCCGAGGTGGCGCCCGAGAAGCAGAGAAAGAACAAGCTACGGATCAATGAGACTGGTGAGTTCGCAACCTCGCGCCGCAGCGATGGCTTGCCTCAACCTGTGGTTCGATCCCAGGAGAATGACCCGCGGATGGCTGCGCTTGCGGCACGCGCTGAGCAGGGTGACAAGTCTGCGCGTCGTGAAATGCGCCAGCTCATGCGCCAGGAACAAGCCGGTCCGCAACAGCAAGCTGCTCAGCAACAGGTCCAACAGGAGCAGTCGCGCCAGCAGATGAAGCAGCAGCGCAAGGCTGAACAGCAACAGCAAGCCGGTCCGCAACAGCAAGCTGCTCAGCAACAGGTCCAACAGGAGCAGTCGCGCCAGCAGAT
- a CDS encoding rhodanese-like domain-containing protein — MKELSAQDTFDLMQSDPEYIYLDVRSVPEFEAGHPIRAVNVPIMHFTPGAGMTPNQDFAAVVEAALPKDAKLVVGCKTGGRSARACEIMSQMGYTTVTNVRGGFVGAMDNVGQVIEPGWSMLNLPTCSECGDDARYEALAEKMRKA; from the coding sequence ATGAAAGAGCTAAGCGCGCAGGACACTTTTGACCTGATGCAGAGTGATCCGGAGTATATTTACCTGGACGTTCGATCCGTACCCGAGTTTGAAGCCGGTCATCCAATACGGGCGGTAAATGTTCCTATCATGCACTTCACACCTGGGGCGGGGATGACCCCCAATCAAGATTTCGCCGCTGTAGTCGAAGCGGCTCTTCCAAAGGACGCCAAACTTGTAGTTGGTTGCAAAACGGGTGGGCGTTCGGCACGCGCGTGCGAGATCATGAGTCAGATGGGCTACACCACTGTCACCAACGTTCGCGGCGGATTTGTCGGAGCAATGGATAATGTTGGCCAGGTGATCGAGCCCGGATGGAGCATGCTCAACCTTCCGACCTGCTCCGAGTGCGGCGATGACGCGCGGTACGAAGCGCTCGCCGAGAAGATGCGAAAGGCTTGA
- a CDS encoding M23 family metallopeptidase, with translation MIKAGAGRFFAAIVIAVFTVGTFTGTLAGTASAQSQVVQTTTKDQSNRPQSTNQIVGATPQTLVEPKPILQINAPPQMPPEPQMEAVLENAVIPPAPVIVKRNTSAIMIPADGAGSVSKSNSDSKYEERPAVSSSVSVGSDFGYRRDPFTRRAKFHSGVDIKARWGDPVGASLAGIVQFAGWYHGYGNMIIVAHGGGVTTHYAHLSSFDVEVGTRVERGTIIGRAGSTGRATSPHLHYEVRFDGNAMNPFQSLALEPSSDYFKQSRPALDAGKSDSTSLIAPQRDE, from the coding sequence TTGATCAAAGCAGGAGCAGGGAGATTTTTTGCCGCAATCGTCATAGCAGTATTCACTGTGGGCACATTCACGGGCACACTTGCCGGCACCGCGTCCGCGCAGTCACAGGTGGTTCAAACAACCACCAAAGACCAATCGAACCGGCCGCAAAGCACCAATCAAATAGTGGGCGCAACCCCGCAGACTCTTGTTGAGCCTAAGCCTATTCTTCAAATCAACGCCCCGCCACAAATGCCACCAGAGCCTCAAATGGAAGCGGTCCTCGAGAACGCCGTGATTCCACCCGCGCCCGTCATCGTCAAGAGAAACACCAGCGCGATAATGATACCAGCGGACGGCGCCGGCTCGGTTTCGAAGTCGAACTCGGATTCGAAGTACGAGGAACGACCGGCGGTTTCCTCAAGTGTGAGTGTTGGAAGCGACTTCGGTTATCGCCGCGATCCGTTTACACGGCGGGCAAAGTTTCACTCCGGCGTTGACATTAAGGCTCGTTGGGGCGACCCGGTCGGCGCAAGCCTGGCTGGAATCGTCCAGTTTGCCGGCTGGTACCACGGCTACGGCAACATGATAATCGTAGCTCACGGCGGCGGCGTTACGACTCATTACGCGCATCTATCAAGCTTCGATGTTGAAGTTGGAACGCGCGTAGAGCGCGGCACCATAATCGGGCGCGCAGGCAGCACCGGTCGCGCCACCTCGCCGCATCTGCACTATGAAGTTAGATTCGACGGCAACGCTATGAATCCGTTTCAATCTCTGGCTCTCGAGCCCTCCTCCGATTATTTCAAACAATCGCGACCGGCGCTGGACGCCGGTAAAAGCGATTCGACTTCACTCATCGCTCCCCAGCGAGACGAGTAG
- a CDS encoding DUF3108 domain-containing protein yields the protein MLRRTLFALAMVALSFPTSLSQSHPDKAERSAAASASAPRNPFTTGERLSYDVSWADFIVAGELTIETDVRRSFDGVDGYHVTAQARTVGLVNGLFKVNDVYDSFINAATLQPFRAEKRSRHGKKQAQSSAIIDQERRTARLASGRTLEIPPDTYDLAGLIFAIRGMDLTMGKSHTLTLIEDEKLYTIKVQPEAREKVTTRAGSYDAVKIATSMARGRENDKLYNLRIYISNDERRLPVLITAEPSWGSVRVELTSATPAPPQKRSDSKARD from the coding sequence GTGCTTAGAAGAACGTTGTTCGCGTTGGCGATGGTAGCGCTTTCTTTCCCGACATCGCTGTCACAGAGTCATCCCGATAAGGCTGAGCGATCCGCGGCAGCATCCGCTTCGGCGCCGCGGAACCCTTTTACCACCGGCGAACGGTTGAGCTACGACGTATCGTGGGCCGACTTCATCGTCGCCGGCGAGCTTACAATTGAAACCGACGTTCGCCGCAGCTTCGACGGCGTGGACGGCTATCACGTGACCGCGCAGGCTCGAACGGTTGGACTGGTCAACGGCCTCTTCAAGGTCAACGACGTCTACGACTCTTTCATCAACGCGGCGACGCTTCAACCGTTTCGGGCCGAGAAGCGCTCGCGACACGGCAAGAAGCAGGCCCAGTCATCGGCCATCATTGATCAGGAGCGCCGCACGGCGAGGCTCGCAAGCGGCCGCACGCTGGAGATACCTCCCGACACCTACGATCTTGCGGGGTTGATCTTTGCCATCCGGGGAATGGATCTTACGATGGGCAAGTCGCATACGTTAACTTTGATCGAGGACGAAAAGCTTTATACGATCAAGGTTCAGCCCGAGGCGCGCGAGAAAGTCACGACTCGCGCCGGTAGCTACGATGCGGTCAAGATCGCTACCAGCATGGCCAGGGGCCGCGAAAACGACAAGCTTTACAACCTTCGGATTTACATCTCAAACGACGAGCGCCGATTGCCTGTCCTGATAACAGCCGAGCCGTCCTGGGGCTCGGTCCGAGTTGAGCTGACTTCGGCAACGCCGGCGCCACCGCAGAAGCGGTCTGACTCCAAAGCTCGAGACTGA
- a CDS encoding GlsB/YeaQ/YmgE family stress response membrane protein, which translates to MTLTSFLILLLVAGVCGSIGRAIAGYSHGGCLVSIALGFIGAIVGVWLADALHLPRLFEMSFGGEHFPIIWSIIGSALFVAVISFFTGRRS; encoded by the coding sequence ATGACGCTGACGTCCTTCTTGATTCTTTTGTTAGTCGCAGGTGTGTGTGGATCGATTGGCCGAGCGATCGCGGGTTACAGTCACGGCGGTTGTCTCGTCTCTATCGCGCTAGGTTTCATCGGGGCGATTGTGGGGGTGTGGCTCGCCGACGCGCTTCACTTGCCGCGCCTGTTCGAAATGAGTTTCGGAGGTGAACATTTTCCGATCATCTGGTCGATCATCGGATCGGCGCTGTTTGTCGCCGTGATCAGCTTCTTCACCGGTCGCCGCAGCTAG
- a CDS encoding xanthine dehydrogenase family protein subunit M — MTFYSTAASPTTLSEVYALLTERAGSMKIIAGGTDLMVLMNAHMLDAADFLDIWRVEDLRGIDDEGGTLRIGALTTYTQLIKAELIQRHAPALVDASRTIGAIQIQNRGTIGGNIVNASPAGDGLPVLAAYDAEVEIGSSRGLRRIPFDAFYTGYRRTVLEPDELVVAVRIPKLKDGERDFYWKVGTRRAQAISKTVMAAKARIDDGRVSSISIAVGSVAPTVVRAPQTERLLTAATLTPALVEQARRMIAEEITPITDLRSTEHYRRTVTGNVLVKFLRQLKSASKKA; from the coding sequence ATGACTTTCTATTCTACGGCCGCGTCGCCGACGACCCTCTCTGAGGTTTATGCACTTCTGACGGAGCGCGCCGGCTCGATGAAGATCATAGCCGGCGGCACAGACCTGATGGTGTTGATGAACGCTCACATGCTCGACGCGGCAGACTTCCTGGACATCTGGCGAGTGGAGGACCTGAGAGGCATCGATGATGAGGGCGGCACTTTGCGAATCGGTGCGCTTACGACTTACACGCAACTGATAAAGGCGGAGTTGATTCAACGGCACGCGCCGGCTCTGGTCGATGCATCTCGCACGATCGGCGCGATTCAGATTCAGAATCGAGGGACGATCGGAGGCAACATAGTCAACGCTTCCCCGGCGGGCGATGGTCTTCCGGTGCTTGCGGCATACGACGCGGAAGTCGAAATAGGAAGCTCGCGCGGCCTGAGGCGAATTCCCTTCGATGCGTTCTACACCGGCTATCGACGCACCGTGCTCGAACCGGATGAACTCGTGGTGGCGGTGCGCATACCAAAGCTCAAAGACGGCGAGCGGGATTTCTACTGGAAGGTAGGCACCCGCCGGGCCCAGGCGATCTCCAAAACGGTGATGGCTGCCAAGGCTCGAATCGACGATGGACGAGTATCGTCGATAAGCATCGCCGTAGGCAGCGTCGCTCCCACGGTCGTCCGCGCGCCGCAAACCGAACGCTTACTCACCGCTGCGACGCTCACTCCGGCTTTGGTGGAACAAGCTCGCCGGATGATCGCTGAAGAGATTACGCCGATCACCGACCTGCGTTCGACTGAGCACTACCGCCGCACCGTGACCGGCAACGTGCTGGTCAAGTTCTTGCGGCAACTGAAATCTGCTTCGAAGAAAGCTTGA
- a CDS encoding (2Fe-2S)-binding protein, translating into MKISLRVNGSAREPDVPPMMRLLDVLREELRLTGTKEGCGEGECGACSVILDGEVINSCLVPVCQVQGSVIITVEGLARDGRLDPLQQAFLECGGAQCGICTPGMLIAARALLDENAHPSREAIKEAIAGNLCRCTGYVKIIDAIEQAAEMMQQSRRKA; encoded by the coding sequence ATGAAGATAAGCCTTCGAGTCAACGGCAGTGCGCGCGAGCCTGACGTGCCGCCCATGATGCGGCTGCTCGACGTGCTGCGTGAAGAGCTGCGCTTGACCGGGACGAAAGAGGGCTGCGGCGAGGGCGAGTGCGGCGCGTGCTCGGTGATACTCGACGGAGAAGTTATCAACTCGTGCCTCGTACCGGTCTGCCAGGTTCAAGGGTCGGTGATAATCACCGTCGAAGGACTCGCACGCGACGGGCGGCTCGATCCGCTTCAGCAGGCGTTCCTGGAATGCGGCGGCGCGCAGTGCGGCATCTGTACGCCGGGAATGTTGATCGCCGCCCGCGCGCTGCTGGACGAGAACGCTCATCCGTCGCGCGAGGCGATCAAAGAAGCAATTGCAGGCAACCTGTGCCGGTGCACCGGCTATGTGAAGATCATCGATGCAATCGAGCAAGCCGCGGAGATGATGCAGCAGTCCCGGCGAAAGGCATAG